Below is a window of Bacillaceae bacterium S4-13-56 DNA.
AGGAGGAGCCCTTGTCTTTCTATCACTTGGGTTATTTCCTTTTTGGGAGTCGTTATGGTTTTGGTTCATTCTTCGTGTTCTCATCGGAATTGGAGATCACATGCTCCATTTTGGAACTCAAACATGGATAACAGCGACTTCTGCCGTTGACCGTAGAGGAAGAAATATTGCTTTATACGGACTTTCCTTTGGGTTTGGATTTGCTGTTGGTCCTTTAATGACACGCTTGTTGGAAATTGACCAACGCCTTCCATTTTTTATTTCAGCTTTGTTGAGCTTACTCGTATGGTCTTTGGTTTTTTGGGTTAGGAATGAAATGCCCGAAAAAGAAGAGATAGGCTCTGTTCGAAACTCTGGTTCTATCGGCCGTTTCGCACAAACATTGAAATATGCATGGGTAGCGTTCCTCCCCCCTCTTGGCTATGGGTTTTTGGAAGCAACATTAAACGGAATTTTTCCTGTTTATGGAATGAGGATTGGTCACGATGTTGACACCCTTTCCATAATCATCCCTTGCTTTTCATTTGGTAGCTTACTTTCTCAGCTTCCTCTCGGGATTATGAGTGATAAATATGGAAGGAAGAAAATTTTATCCTCCGTTATTACTGCGGGAGTTTTCACATTTCTTCTGGCTGCAATTTTTGAACATTCGGTCGTATGGCTATTTATTACTTTTACCCTTGCAGGGATTTTTGTGGGTTCTTTGTTTTCTCTAGGAATCTCTTATATGACAGATCTTTTACCAAAATCTTTACTCCCAGCTGGAAACATTATGTGCGGGATTGCATTTAGCCTTGGGAGTATCGTAGGACCTTATCTAGGTGGAGTTTTTATTGAATACTTCCCAGATGTGTCCTTTTTCTATGTTATTACTTTTATGTTATTTCTTGTTTTAATTGCACTGGTATCCAATAAAGAACATAGACCAATGGCGAATTTAGAACCACTGTAAGGTGAAACTTCAATCAGTGCCATTCTCTTCCCTACTAATTGGTTACAACACAAGATTATGACTTAAATTTACGGGCAGATTGTCCCCCTATTCTTCTCGTTTTACCTTAAGATTTGAAGGGGGGTATTACTTCCCGTTCATACGGGATTAACTCAGAGTCTAAAGAACTTCCTTAGAGTTTTTTGTGGTAAGATAATAGTGCCTAAAAAATAAAGTGAAACTTCCTTCTCACTGAAAGGTATGGCCTAAAGATATTTGAAATAATCGGACTTTTATGAGCAGATTGCCCCCCTACTCTTCTCGTTTTACTCAAGAATTTAAGGGGTTATTACTTCCCGTTCATACGGGATAAAAGTGAGGTTGAAAAAAATGCCTTCATTTTCGTTTGATTTCTATGAATTTTATCAGAGTAACTTCGGCGCCCTAGTGGATACAGGGATTGCAGTAGGAATATTTTTGATTTTTTTGATCCTGAGAAAGTTATTTTCCAAGTATGTATTTAAAATAATTCTTAGACTCAGCAAAAAGTCACCAACTGTTTTTTTTACTAACTTATTTACTGCTTTTGAAAGACCTATTCGATGGGCATTTTTAATTATTGGTCTTTATATTGCTATTGGTTATTTTCCGTTTTTAAGCCAGACCAATGAAACCTTTTTACATATCATTCGTTCTTTTGCCATCTTCTTAATTGCATGGGGTTTTTATAATCTTTCCTCCAGCAGCTCGCTATTTTTTTCAAAATTAAATGAGGAGTTAAATATTGAAATTGATCAAATTCTAATCCCTTTTCTATCAAAAGCGATCCGTTTTGTGATCATAGCCATTGCTTTAAGTGTCATTGCTCAGGAGTTTAATTATGACGTGAATGGCTTTGTTGCTGGTCTTGGTTTAGGAGGATTGGCCTTCGCATTGGCTGCCAAGGATGCTTTGGGAAATCTTTTTGGTGGGATTGTTATCATCACAGAAAAACCGTTTGGGAGTGGAGATTGGATTTCAACACCAAGTGTCGAGGGAACAGTTGAGGATATTACTTTTAGAAGCACGAGAGTAAGAACGTTCGCACAGGCTATTGTTACTGTCCCTAACGCTACGCTCGCTAATGAACCTATTACGAACTGGAGTCAGATGGGGAAAAGGCAAATTACGTTTAACCTTGGAGTTACTTATGATACTCCGAAGGACAAGCTTGAAAAAGTGGTTCAGCAAATTAGAGAGCTGCTCAAAGGGCATGAAGACATTCATCCGGAAACTATTTTTGTTACCTTTAATACGTACAATAATAGTAGCCTGGATATCTTTTTGTATTTCTTTACGAAGACAACCAATTGGGGCGAATTTTTGCTAGTAAAAGAAAACATTAATTTTGCCATTATGGAAATTCTTGAAAAAGAAGGTGTTTCCGTCGCTTTCCCTAGCCGTACAGTTTATTTGCAAAAAGAGTCAGAAGAACTGTCTGAGGAATAAAATATGGGGATGGAAAGAAAATGCTGCCGGCGTCTATGTCGGCAGCATTTTTATTATAAAGTAATCCCCTTTTTCTCTTTCGCCCATTCTCCTGATCCTTCTGGTGCTTTGTTCAAAATCTCCACTTCTGCTTCATCCACATAGACAGCATTCTTAACCGAGACGATGCAATGTTGTTTTATAGGAGATGAAATGATATTTATATCCCGTTTCTTCTGGTGTTCAAACAACTTATATACATTATCCTTTTCTTGTTCATTCAAAGGAATAATGGTATGAAACCACTGATCTAATGAAGTTTCGTTCCTGTCACCTGCATCATCTTTTTCATCTTTTAACTGATAAAAAATATTGTGTAGTATATGGATGATTTCAGCTAATCCAAACACGATCATGACAAATACAAACGTAGAAAAAACCACCATAAAATCGTCTACTGCAAACGCAGCAAAAATTCCAATTAATAAAATGACAGACGCAAGAACTTGTAGAAGGAAATCTACATTTACCCCCTCGGAAATGATTTCCATGTTCATTTTAACATAGATAGGCGAGAGGATTATTTATATTTTTCGTAGGACTAATCCACTTGACGATTACGGGAAATATGTTATGATTATAACAAATACTTAATTATAATAATTATAATCTAATGAGAATGAATGTCAATTGGAATTTACCTATAATTAACTGTTTATAAGCTGAATGGCTTTGAACTTTATTCTCAATTAGATGAACGGAGTTGATAACATGTCCAGTAATGCCGAATTGTTAAGTACCTCAAAAGATCATCCTTCCGTTGATCAAACCAGCTCAAATAAACGAATTCTCAATCAGTTAAAAGAACACTGGGAATTACTTGCTGTTGGAATTAGCGGTGTGCTCATTCTCATTGCCTGGTTCACTGAATCTACCTTTTCCGCTCCTGTAACTGCAGCCCTTTATATAGGAGCTTATGTAATCGGTGGATACGCCAAAGCAAAAGAGGGTTTTGAAGAAACGATAGAGAAAAGAGATTTAAATGTAGAGCTCTTAATGGTGCTGGCGGCCATCGGCGCAGCCGCTATTGGCTATTGGGTTGAAGGGGCTATACTCATCTTTATTTTCGGATTAAGTGGAGCACTTGAAACTTATACTATGAACAAGAGTCACAAGGAAATCTCAGCTTTAATGGACCTTCAACCGGAAGAGGCCTTACGTATAAAGAATGGAAGAGAAGAACTCGTGGCCGTTAAAGAATTAGAAATTGGCGACCAAATTTTAATAAAAGCAGGTGAAAGAGTTCCATCTGACGGTATGATCATTAAAGGAGCCACCTCTATTGACGAGGCAGCAATCACCGGGGAATCTATTCCTGTTAATAAAACCAACGGAGAAGAAGTTTTTGCAGGAACCGTAAACCTGAACGGGAGCATTACCGTTGAAA
It encodes the following:
- a CDS encoding MFS transporter; the encoded protein is MLSEHGRFRVLILIVMISGFSQGMLLPLIAIILEHSGISSSINGLHATGLYIGVLIASPFMEKPMRAFGYKPMIVVGGALVFLSLGLFPFWESLWFWFILRVLIGIGDHMLHFGTQTWITATSAVDRRGRNIALYGLSFGFGFAVGPLMTRLLEIDQRLPFFISALLSLLVWSLVFWVRNEMPEKEEIGSVRNSGSIGRFAQTLKYAWVAFLPPLGYGFLEATLNGIFPVYGMRIGHDVDTLSIIIPCFSFGSLLSQLPLGIMSDKYGRKKILSSVITAGVFTFLLAAIFEHSVVWLFITFTLAGIFVGSLFSLGISYMTDLLPKSLLPAGNIMCGIAFSLGSIVGPYLGGVFIEYFPDVSFFYVITFMLFLVLIALVSNKEHRPMANLEPL
- a CDS encoding mechanosensitive ion channel family protein — protein: MPSFSFDFYEFYQSNFGALVDTGIAVGIFLIFLILRKLFSKYVFKIILRLSKKSPTVFFTNLFTAFERPIRWAFLIIGLYIAIGYFPFLSQTNETFLHIIRSFAIFLIAWGFYNLSSSSSLFFSKLNEELNIEIDQILIPFLSKAIRFVIIAIALSVIAQEFNYDVNGFVAGLGLGGLAFALAAKDALGNLFGGIVIITEKPFGSGDWISTPSVEGTVEDITFRSTRVRTFAQAIVTVPNATLANEPITNWSQMGKRQITFNLGVTYDTPKDKLEKVVQQIRELLKGHEDIHPETIFVTFNTYNNSSLDIFLYFFTKTTNWGEFLLVKENINFAIMEILEKEGVSVAFPSRTVYLQKESEELSEE